Proteins from one Desulfonema limicola genomic window:
- a CDS encoding RHS repeat-associated core domain-containing protein, translated as MRSNNYYAIFLLFKLVISLFQNEVQKYNRIRYLYLIYKFTKQYNSYWWHVFDIIVYFTFMRRLYRKIIAFILCLFLAFPLAASASTPLKYIYDSNGSLVQGEGKYFEYDNANKLIRIRMGDKDGAVIAEYVYDHNGQRVKKTENGQTTYYIGKYFEEEFVGPNPGSTSYYFANNQRVARKAPDGKLFFLNSDHLGGTNGVTDAAGNLTEKTRYYPFGNIREGGNERYTYSGKELDKASNSYYFEARQYSAGFRHFTQADTIDPNLFAPQTLNRYAYVNNNPLKYVDPDGHIFETAWDILNVAMDVGSLVSNVASGNWGAAAVDAACLTADVAATVIPGVPGGAGFAIDAARAGNKAIDIIKTTDNGIDLAKSVDNGSDLLKYSDDVGDELGDISKNFSSSNYGIQKVGGRNPINSKYAGKKHPSGVQFNEKGFPDFKPYSQVELKIENLTGNYSKDAALANNAMKYPNTPKGYVWHHVEDGSTLLLIPQNIHDSVRHTGGSAVIRHGAQ; from the coding sequence ATGAGAAGCAACAATTATTATGCTATTTTTTTATTATTTAAATTAGTTATATCGTTATTTCAAAATGAAGTGCAAAAATATAATCGCATACGATATTTATATTTGATTTATAAATTTACAAAACAATATAATTCGTATTGGTGGCACGTATTTGATATTATAGTGTATTTTACGTTTATGCGTAGGCTCTATAGAAAAATTATTGCCTTTATTCTTTGCCTTTTTCTGGCTTTTCCTTTGGCTGCTTCTGCGAGTACGCCTTTAAAATATATTTACGATTCCAACGGCAGCCTTGTTCAAGGCGAAGGAAAGTATTTTGAATACGACAATGCCAACAAACTTATCCGCATCAGAATGGGGGATAAAGACGGCGCAGTTATTGCGGAATATGTGTATGACCATAATGGTCAGAGGGTCAAGAAAACTGAAAATGGACAAACCACTTATTATATCGGCAAATATTTTGAAGAAGAATTTGTCGGGCCAAATCCAGGCAGTACCAGTTATTATTTTGCTAACAACCAGCGGGTTGCAAGAAAAGCTCCTGACGGGAAACTGTTTTTTCTCAATTCCGATCATCTTGGCGGAACCAACGGTGTAACGGATGCCGCTGGAAATCTGACTGAAAAGACAAGATATTATCCTTTTGGGAATATTCGGGAAGGAGGGAATGAAAGATACACATATTCAGGAAAAGAACTGGATAAAGCATCAAACTCCTATTATTTCGAAGCCCGCCAATATTCTGCCGGTTTCCGCCATTTCACACAGGCAGATACCATTGATCCAAATCTTTTCGCCCCTCAAACCCTTAACCGCTATGCTTATGTTAACAACAACCCGCTGAAATACGTTGATCCGGACGGTCATATTTTTGAGACTGCCTGGGATATTCTCAATGTTGCTATGGATGTTGGTTCCTTAGTAAGCAATGTTGCTTCTGGTAATTGGGGGGCTGCGGCTGTTGATGCTGCGTGTCTGACTGCCGATGTTGCTGCTACTGTTATACCAGGGGTTCCTGGTGGGGCTGGTTTTGCTATTGATGCGGCTCGTGCTGGTAATAAAGCCATTGACATTATTAAAACTACTGATAATGGTATTGATCTTGCTAAATCTGTTGATAACGGCTCTGATCTTCTGAAATATTCTGATGATGTTGGAGATGAATTAGGGGATATTAGCAAAAATTTTAGCTCCTCTAATTATGGTATTCAGAAAGTTGGTGGCAGAAATCCTATTAATAGCAAATATGCGGGAAAAAAACATCCTTCTGGTGTTCAATTTAATGAGAAAGGCTTCCCCGACTTTAAGCCTTATTCACAAGTTGAACTTAAAATTGAAAACCTTACTGGTAATTATTCTAAAGATGCTGCTCTTGCTAATAATGCTATGAAATACCCGAATACTCCTAAAGGATATGTTTGGCATCATGTTGAAGATGGTTCCACTTTGCTTTTAATTCCTCAAAATATTCATGATTCTGTACGCCATACTGGAGGATCTGCTGTTATTAGACATGGTGCTCAGTAG
- a CDS encoding SMI1/KNR4 family protein: MTVQLKKGINICEKEIIGLEQRLGIRFPSDYRYFLIENNGGTPETNEFDIPGLNCSSGITEFFSIDKIVSNKKILNDRLLTNAWPIAYAEGGNYLCLVIGKKAGIYFWDHELESEDSQGASWDNMFFISANFTSFLTSMRKFDISTIKLKPGQVQKIKVNPDFKPEF, encoded by the coding sequence ATGACTGTACAATTGAAAAAAGGTATAAATATTTGCGAAAAGGAAATAATTGGTTTGGAACAGCGCCTTGGCATTCGCTTTCCTTCTGATTATCGTTATTTCTTAATTGAAAATAATGGCGGGACTCCTGAAACTAATGAATTCGATATTCCTGGGTTGAATTGCAGTTCTGGTATTACTGAATTCTTTTCTATTGATAAAATTGTGTCTAATAAGAAAATTCTTAATGATCGTCTCCTAACTAATGCTTGGCCGATTGCATATGCTGAAGGTGGCAATTATTTATGTCTTGTTATTGGTAAAAAAGCTGGAATTTATTTTTGGGATCATGAGCTCGAATCGGAAGATAGTCAAGGTGCTTCTTGGGATAATATGTTTTTTATCTCTGCTAACTTTACTTCCTTTCTAACTTCTATGAGGAAATTTGATATTAGCACTATTAAGTTAAAGCCTGGTCAAGTTCAGAAAATCAAAGTGAATCCTGATTTTAAACCCGAATTCTGA